AGTTGAACACGAAGCAACTACATCTAAAATATCCGAAGAACAGCTTTTCTATTGTCAGCAAAGAGGTATTGACATGGAAAATGCAATAGGTCTTATTGTAAACGGCTACGCCAAAGAGATTTTCAAAAAACTTCCTATGGAGTTTGCTGTTGAGGCACATAAGCTACTTTCAATTTCTTTGGAGGGAAGTGTAGGATAATCAAATTAATAATAAATTTCACCAAAATTATAATATGTTAAGTATCAGAAATTTAAAAGTATCAGTTCAAGATAAAGTAATATTAAAAGATATAAATTTGGACATAAAACCCGGCGAAGTACACGCTTTGATGGGTCCTAACGGTACCGGAAAAAGTACTTTGGCTTACGTACTTGCAGGCAGAGAAGGCTACAAGGTGGAAACCGGTTCAGTCATATACAACGGCAAAGACCTTTTGGAACTTTCTGTTGAAGAAAGAGCTTGCGAAGGTATTTTCTTAGGATTTCAGTATCCTGTTGAAATACCCGGCGTTTCTATGCTGAATTTTTTGCGTACAGCCATCAACGAACAACGTAAATATAAAGGAATAGACCCAATTTCTGCAAAGGATTTTATGGCTAAAGTTGAAGAAAAAAAGAAATTGGTAGAAATTACCGAAAAAATGAGCAATCGTTCGGTAAATGAAGGTTTTTCGGGAGGTGAAAAAAAGAAAAACGAAATTTTCCAAATGGCTATGCTTGAACCTAAATTGGCAATTTTAGACGAAACCGACTCGGGACTTGATATAGATGCACTAAGAATTGTCGCCAACGGAGTTAATCAGCTTAAACGACCCGACAATGCGGCTTTGGTCATCACTCACTATCAACGACTTTTAGAGTACATTATTCCCGATAAAGTGCACATTTTATTCGACGGCAAAATAGTTAAATCCGGTGGAAAAGAACTTGCTCTTGTGTTGGAAGAGAAAGGGTACGACTGGATTAAAAATGAAACAAATTAATACAATTGGAGGTTATTTTTAATGAACGCTACAATTATTAATACTGAATACGATTTGAAAAACCGAATTGAGCAGGGTTGGGAGCAAAACAGCGAATTGTTCTTAACGGGTTCAACTCATATCGATGATATGAAAAGAGAGGCAATGGAGGTTTTTCAAAATTTAGGATTTCCTACAAAAAAATGGGAAAAATGGAGAGAAACCGATTTAAGCATTAGTCTGAGCAAGAAGTATAAATTTTCCCATCAAGAACCTGATAAAAACTTCGACCCAAATGAAGTTTTTACCTGCGACGTGCACGGACTTGACCTGCCAAAACTGTTTAAATTCAATGGCTACTTTGTAAGCAACGGTTTTGATATGCAATTGCCCAAAGGCGTTATTATTTGCAGCTTAAAGCAAGCTTTTGAAAACCACCCGCAACTAATTGCCGATAATTTCAATAAAGCGGAAAATGTTTCCGACAGTCCTTTTTACAATCTGAATACGGCTCTTTTTCAAGACGGACTTTTCATCTATATCCCCGACAATATTGACTTTAAACCTACTTTGCAATTAATAGATTTGGTTATCGGCAATGAAGGTATGATGATTAATTCCCGAAACCTGATTGTTTTGGGCAAAAACAGCAGTCTATCTATGATATACTGCGAAGAATCGGTGAATATGCTACCCGGATTTATCAATTCCGTTTCCGAAATTGTTGTCGGCGAAAATAGTACAGTCGATCTTTGTCGTATTTTGAACAAAGATGACGAAACCACTGTTGTTAGCTCTATTTACGTAAATCAAAACAGAGACAGCAATTTTACGACTTCTTCGTTTTGTTTTAATGGCGGAACAATTCGCAGCGAAGTGTACACCGATTTGAACGGCGAAAATGCCAACACCGATATTTCGGGTTTATATATCATGGGCAAGAGTCATCATATCGACAATCAGGTTGTTGTAAATCACAACAAACCACATTGCACGAGCAGCCAGCTATACAAGGGAGTGCTAGACGACCAAGCATCGGGTGTTTTCAACGGATATATATACGTTAAGAAAAACGCATATCAAACCAACGGAATGCAAACCAACAGAAATATTTTGCTTTCGGAAAAGGCAAAAATGCACACACGTCCGTTTTTGGAAATTTACAACGATGATGTAAAATGTTCACACGGCGCTACAGTAGGGCAGTTAGACCCTATGGCAATGTTTTATTTGAGAACTCGAGGCATAAGTCCCGAAAATGCAAATATTTTACTGCTTTACGCTTTTGTGGTTGAAGTTGTGAATAAAATAGCCGAACCTATGCTGTTTGCTCAAATTGACGATATGGTTAAAAAGCGCCTCAGAGGCGAGTTGGCAATGTGTAACCAATGTGTTTTAAATTGCAGAAAGCACGAAAACGAAAGTAAATTATTACAGTTTTTATCTCAAATGTAGATGAACGAGCATATAAATAATAAACTTGTATCTTATAAAGATAAAATAAAGGCAATTCGCAAGGATTTTCCTATACTTGATATTCGTTTGGATAACAAGCCACTTGTTTATTTCGACAATGCAGCAACAACTCAAAAGCCGCAGCAAGTCCTTAACGCAGTTGCCGATTATTACAATACCACCAATTCCAACGTTCATAGAGGTGTGCATAGGCTAAGCAATCAGGCTACAACTTTGTTTGAGGAAGCAAGAAAAACAGTCGCCGAGTTTATTAATGCCGGCGAAGCTGAAGAAATTATTTTTACAAGAGGAACAACGGAATCTATAAACCTTGTGGCTTGGTCGTTTTGCGAACTTTTTTTGAACCAAGGTGATGAAATAATTGTTTCGGAACTTGACCATCATTCTAATTTTGTGCCATGGCAAATGGCTTGCAAACGCAAAAAGGCAACTCTGAAATTTATTCCGATATTACCTTCGGGACAATTGGATTTGAACAAATTTGAAGAACTTTTGAGCGAAAAAACCAAAATAGTTGCCGTTGGTCATGTGTCCAACACTCTCGGCACAATCAACGATATTGAAAGTATTATCGAGTTATCGCATCGCAGAAATATACCCGTTTTTATTGACGGAGCTCAAAGTGCACCGCATCTTAAAATTGATGTAAAAAGGTTGGATTGCGATTTCTATGCGTTTTCGGGACACAAAATGTATGCTCCTATGGGTATTGGCGTGCTTTACGGCAAAAAAGAAATCTTGCAAAAACTTATCCCTTATCAGTTTGGAGGCGAAATGGTAGAAACAGTCGGCTTTGACGATACTACGTTTAACCAATTGCCGTACAAGTTTGAAGCAGGCACGCCTAATGTCGGAGGTGCTGTAGGTCTTGAAGCTGCAATCAAATACATCAATTCGATTGATAGAGATTTTATTTTCGAATACGAAAATCTGCTAAAAGACTATACAAGCAGGCGTTTAAACCAAATTGAAGACCTTGATTTGCTTGCCAATATTGAGAATAAAGTAGGTGTTTTTTCTTTCAATGTTAAAAATCAGCATAACTACGATGTTGGCGTACTTTTGGACAACTTCGGCATTTGTGTCAGAACAGGAACGCATTGTACACAACCGCTTATGCAAAAACTCAACATATTAGGTACTGTAAGAGCTTCGCTAAGTTTTTATAATACGGTCGAAGAGGTTGATTTCTTTATTGAGTCGTTAAAAAAAGTCATTTCAATTTTAAAATAAAAACCATGACTATTGAAGATAATATACAGTCGATAAAAGACCAGTTTAGCCAATTTGACGATTGGTTAGATAAATACAATTACCTGATTGAATTAGGGAAAGAGCTTCCTTTGATTGAAACTAAAAACAAAACCGAAGATTATTTGATAAAAGGTTGCCAATCGCGAGTTTGGCTTTATCCCGAAATAAAAGAAGGTAAACTTTACTTTACCGCAGATTCCGATGCTGTTATAACCAAAGGCTTGGCAGCATTAGTAATTTCGGTATTTTCGGGCAATCCGCCTGCCGAAATATTTAATGCTCCTACGGATTTTATTAACGAGATTGGTTTAACCGAGCATTTGTCGCCTACGCGTAGCAACGGATTAGTCTCAATGCTTAAGCAAATAAAATTATATGCTTTTGCGTTCCAATCGAAAATTTAACAAGAGTAAAAATGCAAAACGATACCGAAAAAAAAGATTTATACAATAAAATAGTATTAACTGTAAAAACCGTTTACGACCCCGAAATGCCTGTTGATATCTGGGAGTTGGGATTGATTTACAAAATTGAAATCAAAGACGATTTTACTGTTGATATAAAAATGACTTTAACTTCGCCAAATTGTCCCGTAGCTGAGAGTTTACCTGCTGAGGTTTACGAAAAAGTTAAAATGATTGACGGAGTAAAAGATGTAAATATTACATTGGTGTTCGAACCATCGTGGAATCAAGATATGATAAGCGATGAAGGACTTTTGGAGTTGGGTTTGCTTTAGACTAACCCTACAAATTAAATCACCACTATTTTTTTAACAACAAATTGGTTGTTTTTTAGCGTAACCCGCACAAACAGAACACCTTTTGCTTTAATATTGTCAATTGTGGCAAAGTCTCCATTAATATCAGTTTTTGAGCATATTTGTTTACCATTCATATCAAAAACATCAACTCTTTTAATGTCCGCACTTGTGTTTATTCTGATATGACCGGTGCTTGGGTTAGGCGAAATATCAATTTTATTTACCGTTTGTTCCGACAACCCCATATAGTCCATCGTAGAGGGTTCAAAGATGTAATATGGCTTATTGAAAATATCGTAATGCACTCTTATATATCCTGTAGTTACAACCGAGTCGAATAAATGATAAAATTTGCCACCAACAGGAATACTATCGTATCCTTCTCCTATAAAACCAAACCAATAATCATTAATGGTCAAAACATAATAGGTTTCGTCAGCCAACAACTGCCACACCATTCCTGGTAGAACAGGATACGTAGTACCGGGATTACCCGAAGGAACTATCACTCCTTCTAAGGTAACATTTTCGGGAGGTGGTGCAAGTTTTTCTATACTTGTTAATTCTATTTCGTAGTAATCTTCGGATTGGCAATCTTGCTTAACGCTTATTGTACCAATAGCTTTAACACTGTCGTTAATTAAGTAGGTAGTGCCAAAATATTCCAAACCGGCATGTTCGCCATTAATAGTAGTTATATAGTTTATGTTATTGTAACGTACGGCATAAACCAGATTGTGAAGTGTAGGTATGCTTTCAGGTGGACATGGTCGTGTAGTTATTTTGCCGTATATAGTGTCGTAATTTTGCGAATGTAAGCCACCAGTAAAAAACAAAACTACAAACACTAGCAGTATTAATTGTTTTTTGTTATTGTAAATCATAATGTTTAATTTTTAAGGTTATTAATTCTATTATTGTAAATACAATTTGTTAGAACAATGAAACTGAATGACTTCAAAATTAAAAAATATTTACAAATAATTATTAAAAAAATCCCCCCCCATAAATTAACAAAAATTAACAAAAAATGCTGTGCTTTTACGCAGGTTAGTTATCAACATAGTATCAAGATATGATAAGCGATGAATGACCTTTGGAGTTAGATTTGCTTTAAAAACAGTTTTTTCTTCTTTGCAAAGCCCACTAATTATTTATCAGGCTCTCAATCCCTTATAAAATAAGGGGAAAATAAAAAATATGCAAAAAAGCTTGACTTCGGCTTCAAATTGTATTACCTTTGCACACTTCTTTTAAAAAATAAAAAACTAATATATGAAACTTTCGCAATTTCGTTACCATTTACCAACAGAACTTATAGCAAAATATCCTACAACCCACCGCGACGACTCAAGACTTATGGTCGTTGATAGAGCAACCAAAACCATAGAACACAAGTTGTTCAAAGACATTATAAACTACTTCGACGAAGGAGATTGCTTGATAATGAACAATACCAAAGTGTTTCCGGCGTTGCTTGTAGGCGAAAAGGAAAAAACTGGAGCTCAAATTACTGTGTTTTTACTTCGTGAGTTGAAAAGAGAAAGCCGTTTGTGGGACGTACTCGTCGATCCTGCTCGCAAAATCAGAATAGGAAATAAATTGTTTTTTGGCGAAAACGATGTGCTGATGGCTGAGGTAATTGATAATACTACATCCAGAGGCAGAATCCTACGTTTTTTATTTGATGGAACCGACGAGGAATTTAAAAGCTTGATAGACAGCTTGGGCAGAACACCTTTGCCAATCGAGTTGCAAAGACTCAGAGACATTGAAGATGAAGATAAAGAACGCTACCAAACACTGATTGCAAAACACGAAGGAGCTGTTGCTGCTCCATACGCCGGACTGCATTTTAGTCGTGAATTATTAAAACGTTTTGAGATAAAAGGTGTTGATGTTGCCGAAATTACTCTTCATTCGGGCTTAGGAAATTTCCGACCAATTGATGTTGAAGATTTGACAAAGTTTAAAATGGACTCGGAAGAGCTGATTATTGAACAAGACACTTGCGATACCGTAAACAAGGCAATTGAAAACGGTAAAAAGGTTTGTGTTGTTGGCGTTACATCACTAAAAGCTGTAGAATCATCGCATACGATAGACGGCTTTTTGAAACCCGGACATCAGTGGACGAATAAATTTATATTTCCACCTTACGATATTACCGTACCTACAACAATGGTAACTAACTTCCATTTGCCACAATCAATAATGATGATGACTACCAGTGCTTTTGCGGGCTATAATTTACTAATGACTGCATACAAAGAAGCCGTTCAGCAGAAATACAGATTTTTTGCCTACGGCGATGCAATGCTTATTTTGTAATATCTAATGGAATTATATACCGCAATTGTATTAGCTTCGGGCGATGGCACAAGGTTTGGCGATAAACCCAAGCAGTTTGCAATGTTTATAGATAAACCATTGTTGCTGCATTCTATCGATGTGTTTTTGTCAGATGAAAATTGCGATAAAGTAGTTTTAGCCTTATCGGAAAAATTATTACCCCTTTGGAAAGAAATAGTAGCTAAAAATCCTGAATATTCCGCAGTAAATGTAACAATAGGCGGCGACACCCGATTTATGTCGGTAAAAAACTCCATA
This sequence is a window from Lentimicrobiaceae bacterium. Protein-coding genes within it:
- the sufC gene encoding Fe-S cluster assembly ATPase SufC codes for the protein MLSIRNLKVSVQDKVILKDINLDIKPGEVHALMGPNGTGKSTLAYVLAGREGYKVETGSVIYNGKDLLELSVEERACEGIFLGFQYPVEIPGVSMLNFLRTAINEQRKYKGIDPISAKDFMAKVEEKKKLVEITEKMSNRSVNEGFSGGEKKKNEIFQMAMLEPKLAILDETDSGLDIDALRIVANGVNQLKRPDNAALVITHYQRLLEYIIPDKVHILFDGKIVKSGGKELALVLEEKGYDWIKNETN
- the sufD gene encoding Fe-S cluster assembly protein SufD; protein product: MNATIINTEYDLKNRIEQGWEQNSELFLTGSTHIDDMKREAMEVFQNLGFPTKKWEKWRETDLSISLSKKYKFSHQEPDKNFDPNEVFTCDVHGLDLPKLFKFNGYFVSNGFDMQLPKGVIICSLKQAFENHPQLIADNFNKAENVSDSPFYNLNTALFQDGLFIYIPDNIDFKPTLQLIDLVIGNEGMMINSRNLIVLGKNSSLSMIYCEESVNMLPGFINSVSEIVVGENSTVDLCRILNKDDETTVVSSIYVNQNRDSNFTTSSFCFNGGTIRSEVYTDLNGENANTDISGLYIMGKSHHIDNQVVVNHNKPHCTSSQLYKGVLDDQASGVFNGYIYVKKNAYQTNGMQTNRNILLSEKAKMHTRPFLEIYNDDVKCSHGATVGQLDPMAMFYLRTRGISPENANILLLYAFVVEVVNKIAEPMLFAQIDDMVKKRLRGELAMCNQCVLNCRKHENESKLLQFLSQM
- a CDS encoding cysteine desulfurase codes for the protein MNEHINNKLVSYKDKIKAIRKDFPILDIRLDNKPLVYFDNAATTQKPQQVLNAVADYYNTTNSNVHRGVHRLSNQATTLFEEARKTVAEFINAGEAEEIIFTRGTTESINLVAWSFCELFLNQGDEIIVSELDHHSNFVPWQMACKRKKATLKFIPILPSGQLDLNKFEELLSEKTKIVAVGHVSNTLGTINDIESIIELSHRRNIPVFIDGAQSAPHLKIDVKRLDCDFYAFSGHKMYAPMGIGVLYGKKEILQKLIPYQFGGEMVETVGFDDTTFNQLPYKFEAGTPNVGGAVGLEAAIKYINSIDRDFIFEYENLLKDYTSRRLNQIEDLDLLANIENKVGVFSFNVKNQHNYDVGVLLDNFGICVRTGTHCTQPLMQKLNILGTVRASLSFYNTVEEVDFFIESLKKVISILK
- a CDS encoding SufE family protein, whose translation is MTIEDNIQSIKDQFSQFDDWLDKYNYLIELGKELPLIETKNKTEDYLIKGCQSRVWLYPEIKEGKLYFTADSDAVITKGLAALVISVFSGNPPAEIFNAPTDFINEIGLTEHLSPTRSNGLVSMLKQIKLYAFAFQSKI
- a CDS encoding iron-sulfur cluster assembly protein, yielding MQNDTEKKDLYNKIVLTVKTVYDPEMPVDIWELGLIYKIEIKDDFTVDIKMTLTSPNCPVAESLPAEVYEKVKMIDGVKDVNITLVFEPSWNQDMISDEGLLELGLL
- a CDS encoding T9SS sorting signal type C domain-containing protein; the encoded protein is MIYNNKKQLILLVFVVLFFTGGLHSQNYDTIYGKITTRPCPPESIPTLHNLVYAVRYNNINYITTINGEHAGLEYFGTTYLINDSVKAIGTISVKQDCQSEDYYEIELTSIEKLAPPPENVTLEGVIVPSGNPGTTYPVLPGMVWQLLADETYYVLTINDYWFGFIGEGYDSIPVGGKFYHLFDSVVTTGYIRVHYDIFNKPYYIFEPSTMDYMGLSEQTVNKIDISPNPSTGHIRINTSADIKRVDVFDMNGKQICSKTDINGDFATIDNIKAKGVLFVRVTLKNNQFVVKKIVVI
- the queA gene encoding tRNA preQ1(34) S-adenosylmethionine ribosyltransferase-isomerase QueA, whose product is MKLSQFRYHLPTELIAKYPTTHRDDSRLMVVDRATKTIEHKLFKDIINYFDEGDCLIMNNTKVFPALLVGEKEKTGAQITVFLLRELKRESRLWDVLVDPARKIRIGNKLFFGENDVLMAEVIDNTTSRGRILRFLFDGTDEEFKSLIDSLGRTPLPIELQRLRDIEDEDKERYQTLIAKHEGAVAAPYAGLHFSRELLKRFEIKGVDVAEITLHSGLGNFRPIDVEDLTKFKMDSEELIIEQDTCDTVNKAIENGKKVCVVGVTSLKAVESSHTIDGFLKPGHQWTNKFIFPPYDITVPTTMVTNFHLPQSIMMMTTSAFAGYNLLMTAYKEAVQQKYRFFAYGDAMLIL